From Desulfallas thermosapovorans DSM 6562, the proteins below share one genomic window:
- a CDS encoding PHP domain-containing protein — translation MRLFADWHVHTRYSDGRGTPEEMVAAAARRGLREVAITDHGPRGMFIGVRDAGVYRELKAQAARLSRRYAVRVLVGAEANVISLRGELDVPAELIPELDVLAAGLHPQVWCRPWWRTLTWILPNRLGKTWGWLRERMRQVNTMALVAAVQNNPLTFITHPDLVMAVDLDRVARACAATGCAMEINTGHHYDRDAVVQAALRRGAPLVVNSDAHLPASVGALDVGARLLDKYRVPPEQVLNAIRPG, via the coding sequence ATGCGGCTGTTTGCTGATTGGCATGTGCATACCCGTTACAGCGATGGGCGTGGGACGCCGGAGGAAATGGTGGCGGCGGCGGCCCGGCGCGGTCTCCGGGAGGTGGCCATCACGGACCATGGACCCCGGGGCATGTTTATCGGTGTCCGGGATGCCGGGGTATACCGGGAGTTAAAGGCGCAGGCGGCCAGGCTATCCCGGCGGTACGCTGTTCGGGTGCTGGTGGGGGCCGAAGCTAATGTGATTTCCCTGCGGGGTGAGCTGGATGTGCCCGCGGAATTGATTCCCGAGCTGGATGTACTGGCCGCCGGCCTGCACCCCCAGGTATGGTGCCGGCCATGGTGGAGAACGCTGACCTGGATACTGCCCAACCGGCTGGGCAAGACCTGGGGGTGGCTAAGGGAAAGGATGCGCCAGGTCAATACCATGGCGCTGGTGGCCGCGGTACAGAATAACCCGCTGACTTTTATCACCCATCCCGACCTGGTGATGGCGGTGGATTTGGACCGGGTGGCCCGGGCCTGTGCCGCCACGGGTTGCGCCATGGAGATCAACACCGGGCATCACTATGACCGGGATGCGGTGGTACAGGCGGCGCTGCGCCGGGGGGCGCCCCTGGTGGTGAACAGTGATGCCCATTTACCCGCCAGCGTGGGAGCACTGGATGTTGGTGCCCGGCTGCTGGACAAGTACCGGGTACCGCCGGAACAGGTGTTAAATGCTATTCGGCCGGGGTAA
- the rapZ gene encoding RNase adapter RapZ produces the protein MVIVTGISGAGKTQALRCFEDLGYFCVDNLPPTLIPKFAELCAQTNRNINNIALVVDIRGGEFFRDLTEVLDQLERGGIHYEVLFLEASDEVLVRRYKESRRRHPLGTDGEVLRNIREERVLLEEIRGRAHKIIDTSNFKPQQLKEKLVDLFSGDAENSQLLVTVISFGFKYGIPLDSDLVIDVRFLPNPYYDPVLRSLSGNEPVVRDFVFNSPVTTAFMEKFTDLVEFLIPCYIKEGKTTLMIAIGCTGGMHRSVALANRLGEILRDKEFKVTVSHRDIGRVG, from the coding sequence ATGGTTATTGTTACGGGTATATCCGGTGCCGGGAAAACCCAGGCACTGCGTTGTTTTGAGGATTTGGGCTATTTTTGCGTGGATAATCTGCCGCCCACTTTGATTCCCAAGTTTGCCGAATTGTGCGCACAAACCAACCGCAATATTAATAATATAGCATTGGTGGTGGATATACGGGGCGGGGAATTCTTCCGGGACCTGACCGAGGTGCTGGATCAACTGGAGCGGGGCGGTATTCATTACGAGGTGCTTTTCCTGGAGGCCTCGGATGAGGTGCTGGTGCGGCGTTACAAGGAGTCGCGCCGCCGCCATCCCCTGGGTACGGACGGTGAGGTGCTGCGCAATATCCGTGAAGAGCGGGTGCTGCTGGAAGAAATAAGGGGCCGGGCGCATAAAATTATAGATACCTCCAATTTCAAGCCCCAGCAGCTCAAGGAAAAGCTGGTGGACTTGTTCAGCGGCGATGCGGAAAATTCCCAGCTACTGGTTACAGTTATTTCATTTGGTTTCAAATATGGTATTCCCCTGGACAGCGATCTGGTAATTGACGTGCGTTTCCTGCCCAATCCATACTATGACCCGGTGCTGCGCTCCTTGTCCGGTAATGAACCGGTGGTGCGTGATTTTGTCTTTAACTCACCGGTTACCACAGCTTTTATGGAGAAATTTACGGATTTGGTGGAATTTTTGATCCCCTGTTACATAAAGGAAGGTAAAACCACGTTGATGATCGCCATCGGCTGTACCGGCGGCATGCACCGCTCGGTGGCACTGGCCAATCGATTGGGTGAAATACTGCGGGATAAGGAGTTTAAGGTGACGGTGAGTCACAGGGATATTGGCCGGGTTGGTTAA
- a CDS encoding gluconeogenesis factor YvcK family protein: MTKWLYPGMFVKRWLFLALLGGVLLSTGVVLAVFSFFPFSLLLLGRAFEGITSRSTLLLPGILLISGGAVLLVYGLRRALDSVLNAVMPGRRRLVDVVYKRRCLEKGPRVAVIGGGTGIPVLLRGLKQYTGNLTAIVTVADDGGSSGRLRGDLGILPPGDVRNCLVALADREPLMEELLQYRFPAGELKGHNMGNLLLAALCGISGGFDKAVRGFSRVLAVRGRVLPVTLDDVRLCAEMEDGSVVCGESKIPESGKKIKRVFLEPGNCRPTEEVLRAIEEADAIIMGPGSLYTSILPGLMVQGVPEAIARSRAPKIYVCNVMTQPGETDGYTASRHLQAIIEHAGDIIDYVIVNTAGIPARLAERYRKEGAEPVEADIKTIMDMGVTPVYGRLVQEGEVVRHHSDRLAHMVINLMYGDRRHPERVVYMDNYLGAEKTAGKRDSAAS; encoded by the coding sequence ATGACGAAGTGGTTGTATCCGGGTATGTTTGTTAAACGCTGGCTTTTCCTGGCGCTGTTGGGGGGGGTGCTGTTATCGACCGGTGTGGTGCTGGCGGTCTTCTCTTTTTTCCCGTTTTCGCTTTTGCTGTTGGGAAGGGCGTTTGAAGGCATTACCAGCCGGAGCACTTTGCTGCTGCCGGGTATTTTGCTCATATCCGGGGGAGCTGTTTTACTGGTTTACGGGCTGCGCCGGGCGCTGGATTCGGTGTTAAATGCCGTTATGCCCGGCCGGCGCAGGCTGGTGGATGTGGTTTATAAAAGACGTTGCCTGGAAAAGGGGCCGCGGGTGGCGGTTATCGGGGGCGGTACGGGAATACCGGTTTTACTCCGGGGCCTGAAACAATATACCGGCAATTTAACGGCCATTGTTACGGTGGCCGATGACGGGGGCAGCTCGGGCCGGCTGCGGGGCGATCTGGGTATACTGCCCCCAGGGGACGTGCGCAACTGCCTGGTGGCCCTGGCCGACCGGGAACCCTTGATGGAGGAACTTCTCCAATACCGTTTTCCGGCCGGTGAACTGAAAGGGCATAATATGGGCAATCTGTTGCTGGCGGCCCTGTGCGGTATCAGCGGCGGCTTTGATAAGGCGGTGCGCGGGTTCAGCCGGGTGCTGGCGGTGCGGGGGAGGGTTCTGCCCGTTACTTTGGATGATGTCCGGTTATGTGCTGAAATGGAGGACGGCTCGGTGGTGTGCGGGGAATCCAAGATACCGGAGAGCGGCAAAAAAATTAAGCGGGTGTTTTTGGAACCGGGCAACTGCCGCCCCACCGAAGAGGTGCTCCGGGCCATTGAAGAGGCCGATGCCATTATTATGGGGCCGGGCAGCCTTTATACCAGTATTTTACCCGGGCTGATGGTGCAGGGTGTTCCCGAGGCCATAGCCCGTTCCCGGGCGCCCAAGATTTACGTTTGCAATGTTATGACCCAACCCGGTGAAACCGATGGCTATACAGCTTCCCGTCATTTACAGGCCATTATTGAACACGCCGGTGATATAATTGATTATGTAATTGTCAATACGGCCGGTATCCCGGCCCGGCTGGCGGAACGCTACCGGAAGGAGGGCGCGGAACCGGTTGAAGCCGATATAAAAACCATTATGGATATGGGGGTGACACCGGTTTATGGCAGGCTGGTGCAGGAGGGTGAAGTGGTGCGCCACCATTCCGACCGGTTGGCCCATATGGTGATTAATCTGATGTACGGTGACCGCCGCCATCCCGAGCGGGTGGTTTATATGGACAATTATCTGGGGGCGGAAAAAACCGCCGGCAAGCGGGACAGCGCGGCGTCGTAA
- a CDS encoding cysteine desulfurase family protein gives MTKQEVYLDNSATTRPYPGVVRAVVEAMEEYYGNPSSLHRKGVEAGRLLSRAREAVAASLGADPGQIVFTGGGTEAINLAIKGTPPGRKGRHVITTAVEHPAVLNACAQLKEQGIEVTVLPVDGQGVVDPQQLRSALRDDTYLVSVMYVNNEVGAVQPLDEIAGVLADFRRAGHRPVWHVDAVQAYGKLPTRPGELGVDLLSVSAHKAHGPKGVGALYVAPRTRLQPLLAGGGQENGWRSGTENTPGITGFGAAAAEITRQGPEGAQRLFALKKRLVEGILAAVPGAVLNGPPCEQGNPRCAPHIANLSFPGLRGEILLHWLEGQGVYVSTGSACASRKNPGSHVLKAMGVKGEQLEGAIRFSLSALNTAEEIDYAVEQTVAAVRELYALYK, from the coding sequence ATGACAAAGCAGGAAGTATACCTGGATAACAGTGCCACCACCCGTCCTTATCCCGGGGTGGTCCGGGCCGTGGTGGAGGCTATGGAAGAATATTACGGAAACCCTTCTTCGCTGCACCGTAAAGGGGTGGAGGCCGGGCGGCTGCTAAGCCGGGCCAGGGAAGCGGTGGCGGCCAGCCTGGGGGCGGATCCCGGCCAAATTGTGTTCACCGGCGGGGGCACCGAGGCAATTAATTTGGCCATCAAAGGAACCCCGCCCGGCCGGAAGGGCCGGCATGTGATAACCACGGCGGTGGAGCATCCCGCTGTTTTAAACGCCTGTGCTCAATTAAAAGAGCAGGGTATTGAGGTGACGGTGCTGCCCGTGGACGGGCAGGGGGTGGTGGATCCCCAACAGCTGCGGTCGGCGCTGCGGGATGACACTTACCTGGTATCGGTGATGTACGTGAACAATGAGGTGGGGGCGGTGCAACCACTGGATGAAATTGCTGGGGTGCTGGCTGATTTCCGCCGGGCCGGGCACAGGCCGGTGTGGCATGTGGATGCAGTGCAGGCTTACGGCAAACTGCCCACGAGGCCCGGGGAACTGGGGGTGGATTTGCTGTCGGTGAGTGCCCACAAAGCCCATGGCCCCAAGGGGGTGGGGGCTTTATACGTTGCACCCCGTACCAGGCTGCAGCCGCTGTTGGCCGGTGGCGGCCAGGAGAACGGCTGGCGCTCGGGTACTGAAAATACCCCTGGTATCACCGGCTTCGGCGCGGCTGCTGCGGAAATTACCCGCCAGGGGCCGGAGGGGGCGCAAAGATTATTTGCCCTGAAGAAAAGGCTGGTGGAGGGTATTCTGGCTGCTGTGCCCGGCGCTGTATTAAACGGCCCCCCCTGCGAGCAGGGCAACCCGCGCTGCGCCCCGCATATTGCCAACCTGTCCTTCCCGGGGCTGCGGGGGGAGATATTGCTGCACTGGCTGGAGGGACAGGGTGTTTACGTGTCCACCGGGTCGGCCTGTGCCAGCCGGAAAAACCCGGGCAGCCATGTGTTAAAGGCGATGGGGGTCAAAGGGGAGCAGTTGGAAGGGGCGATCCGGTTCAGCTTGTCGGCACTTAACACGGCGGAGGAAATTGATTACGCGGTGGAGCAAACAGTGGCGGCGGTACGGGAATTATACGCCCTGTACAAATAG
- the thiI gene encoding tRNA uracil 4-sulfurtransferase ThiI: MYNTYMIRYGEIGLKGKNRPAFERRLMGNISRALGMGFARVQRVYGRILVESDADPARIIGKLSKVFGIVGISPALRLPLTEQAICDGALAVLKDAAARVQMAVGEPLTFKVEARRSNKQFPRTSPEINGLVGAYLLDNFPGLQVDVHTPRIKVRVEIREQNAFVYADDIPGVGGLPVGASGKALLLLSGGIDSPVAGWMAMKRGIEIEAVHFHSFPFTGEKSLEKVRDLCRILTGYTAQITLHVVHFTDIQKEIQRSCPEELRVTIMRRMMFRLAARIAEDAGALALVTGESVGQVASQTLESMRVINQVIDIPVLRPLVGMDKHEIISRAKVIGTYETSVLPYEDCCTLFLPKHPATRPRPDQVLEAEKALDVEDLLAGALERTVAENIKQ; the protein is encoded by the coding sequence ATGTATAATACATATATGATTCGTTACGGGGAAATCGGTTTGAAGGGTAAAAACAGGCCGGCCTTTGAGCGCCGGTTGATGGGCAATATCAGCCGGGCGCTGGGTATGGGGTTTGCCCGGGTGCAGAGGGTGTATGGCCGCATATTGGTGGAAAGCGATGCCGATCCCGCCCGGATAATAGGCAAATTAAGCAAGGTATTCGGTATTGTGGGTATCAGCCCGGCGCTGCGCCTGCCCCTTACCGAGCAGGCCATTTGTGACGGGGCGCTGGCTGTTTTGAAGGATGCTGCAGCCCGGGTACAAATGGCCGTTGGGGAACCGCTGACCTTCAAAGTGGAAGCCAGGCGTTCCAACAAACAATTCCCCCGTACCTCTCCGGAGATAAACGGGCTGGTGGGCGCTTATCTACTGGATAATTTTCCGGGATTACAGGTGGACGTGCATACGCCCCGGATCAAGGTGCGGGTGGAGATTCGCGAGCAAAATGCCTTTGTTTATGCTGATGATATACCGGGGGTGGGCGGCCTGCCCGTGGGGGCCAGCGGCAAGGCGTTGCTGCTGCTTTCCGGGGGTATTGACAGTCCAGTGGCTGGCTGGATGGCCATGAAGCGGGGCATTGAAATTGAAGCGGTACATTTTCATAGCTTCCCCTTTACCGGTGAAAAATCCCTGGAAAAGGTGCGTGACCTGTGCCGCATTCTCACCGGGTACACCGCCCAGATTACGTTACACGTGGTGCACTTTACCGATATCCAAAAGGAAATTCAGAGAAGCTGTCCAGAGGAATTGCGGGTGACCATCATGCGGCGCATGATGTTTCGCCTGGCGGCGCGGATAGCGGAGGATGCGGGTGCGCTGGCGCTGGTAACCGGGGAAAGTGTGGGGCAGGTGGCCAGCCAAACGCTGGAGAGCATGCGGGTGATCAACCAGGTAATAGACATTCCAGTGCTGCGCCCGCTGGTTGGTATGGATAAACACGAGATTATCAGCCGGGCAAAGGTTATAGGCACCTATGAAACCTCGGTGCTGCCCTATGAGGACTGCTGCACTTTATTTTTGCCCAAACACCCGGCCACCAGGCCACGCCCGGACCAGGTGCTGGAGGCGGAAAAGGCGCTGGACGTAGAAGATTTACTGGCCGGTGCACTGGAGCGAACGGTGGCGGAGAATATAAAACAATAA
- the whiA gene encoding DNA-binding protein WhiA, with protein MSFSTLTKNELARVIDTRQCCKMAELGALIKMDGSLQLNGRQVSLNIFNHNAAVARKLFKLFKELFGVQAQVLVRRKVRLRKNNVYWVRIPPREGLAAMLGQLGLVNSDWSLQEGIQRELLRCDYCRRAYLRGAFLGGGSVNSPEGNYHMEIITSKEEHAASICHLLQEFNLSAKVSRRKAWYVVYLKDSDQIVECLNIMGAHSALLEFENTRIFKDMRNQVNRLVNCETANLNKTVDASLRQTESIALVARVIGLDKLPGGLREIAELRMKFPDASLKELGEMANPPLGKSGVNHRLRKLDRMAEKLRAGDLPPEF; from the coding sequence CTGAGTTTTTCCACGCTGACTAAAAATGAGCTGGCCAGGGTGATTGATACCCGGCAGTGTTGTAAAATGGCTGAACTGGGTGCCCTGATCAAAATGGATGGCTCTTTGCAGCTCAACGGGCGGCAGGTATCCCTGAATATTTTCAACCATAATGCCGCCGTGGCCCGTAAATTATTCAAACTTTTTAAAGAGCTTTTTGGTGTGCAGGCCCAGGTGCTGGTGAGAAGAAAGGTGCGCCTGCGCAAAAATAATGTCTATTGGGTGCGCATACCGCCCCGGGAGGGCCTGGCGGCCATGCTGGGGCAACTGGGGTTGGTAAATTCCGACTGGTCTTTGCAGGAAGGTATACAGCGGGAGTTGCTGCGCTGTGATTACTGCCGCCGCGCCTATTTGCGCGGCGCCTTCCTGGGTGGTGGGTCGGTCAACAGCCCGGAGGGGAATTACCATATGGAAATTATTACTAGCAAAGAAGAGCATGCCGCCAGCATCTGTCATTTGCTGCAGGAATTTAACCTGTCTGCCAAAGTCAGCCGGCGTAAGGCATGGTATGTGGTGTATTTAAAGGACAGCGATCAAATTGTGGAGTGTTTGAACATCATGGGTGCCCATTCGGCGCTGCTGGAATTTGAGAATACCAGGATATTTAAGGATATGCGAAACCAGGTGAACCGGCTGGTCAACTGTGAAACCGCCAATTTAAACAAAACAGTGGATGCTTCCCTGCGCCAAACGGAAAGTATTGCCCTGGTGGCCCGGGTCATCGGTCTGGATAAACTGCCGGGCGGGCTGCGGGAAATTGCCGAACTGCGCATGAAATTCCCCGATGCCAGTTTGAAGGAACTGGGGGAGATGGCCAACCCGCCGCTGGGCAAATCGGGAGTTAATCACCGTTTGCGCAAGCTGGACCGGATGGCGGAAAAACTGCGGGCTGGTGACCTGCCGCCGGAATTCTAG